Proteins from a single region of Candidatus Binatia bacterium:
- a CDS encoding VWA domain-containing protein: MAENPEPRCACLLLLDTSYSMNGEPIRQLNSGLIGFKDELIADELAAKRVEVAVITFGPPQLLCDFTEATVFQPPTLTASGDTPMGAAITMGLDRLQERKKTYDAAGISRFRPWVFLITDGAPTDSWAGAAQLVHDGEARGAFSFYAVGVQGADFAKLNAIAPPNRPAAKLDGLRFRDLFSWLSKSMHAVSRSTPGTDVNLSTPGWISAPG; the protein is encoded by the coding sequence TTGGCCGAGAATCCGGAACCGCGCTGTGCCTGTTTGTTGTTGCTCGATACCTCTTACAGCATGAACGGTGAGCCAATCCGCCAGCTCAATAGTGGCCTTATCGGCTTCAAAGATGAACTCATCGCGGACGAACTCGCGGCCAAGCGCGTCGAGGTCGCTGTGATCACTTTTGGGCCGCCACAGCTCCTCTGCGACTTCACCGAGGCTACCGTATTTCAGCCGCCAACTCTAACGGCAAGCGGAGATACACCGATGGGGGCGGCGATTACGATGGGTCTCGATCGACTGCAGGAACGCAAAAAAACCTACGATGCTGCGGGCATAAGCCGCTTTCGTCCGTGGGTCTTCTTGATCACCGACGGGGCGCCGACCGACTCGTGGGCGGGGGCAGCCCAACTTGTGCATGATGGTGAAGCGCGCGGCGCGTTCTCCTTCTACGCCGTGGGAGTGCAGGGAGCCGACTTTGCCAAGCTCAACGCAATCGCACCGCCCAACCGCCCGGCAGCAAAGCTAGACGGCCTGCGCTTTCGCGATCTTTTTAGCTGGCTATCGAAATCGATGCACGCCGTCTCGCGCAGCACGCCTGGTACCGACGTCAACCTCAGCACACCAGGCTGGATCAGCGCGCCCGGCTAA
- a CDS encoding PP2C family serine/threonine-protein phosphatase — protein sequence MWRVARASATGTSHMQSDTPCQDRQAIGTVLSPDGATSLIAVIADGAGSATHSAEGAELVCHTLLELATASLERNSDLDELDDTIVRTWFAQVREALRARCARDDLPMFDFSATAVLAIAGAQQTLCAQIGDGAIALRTSVDHSFQIAIWPQNGQYANETTFVTDPYAAELVALYRTERVDDVILFSDGLERVALDLAAKAPFPKFVEPLARFVRGEATLEEQLDAQLRAFIESAPINKRTDDDKSLIVACRLP from the coding sequence ATGTGGCGCGTGGCGCGCGCAAGCGCCACCGGCACTTCGCACATGCAAAGTGATACGCCCTGTCAGGATCGTCAGGCTATAGGCACTGTGCTCAGTCCCGATGGCGCGACCTCCCTGATCGCGGTTATCGCGGACGGAGCCGGTAGCGCGACCCATTCGGCCGAAGGCGCTGAGCTCGTCTGCCATACGCTGTTGGAATTGGCCACCGCCTCATTGGAGCGTAACAGCGACCTTGACGAGCTCGACGATACTATCGTACGGACATGGTTCGCTCAGGTGCGCGAGGCGTTGCGCGCGCGCTGCGCGCGAGACGATCTGCCGATGTTCGATTTCTCCGCAACGGCCGTGCTGGCCATCGCCGGCGCTCAGCAGACTCTTTGCGCGCAGATCGGTGACGGCGCCATCGCCTTGCGCACGAGCGTCGACCACTCCTTCCAGATCGCGATCTGGCCGCAAAACGGGCAGTACGCAAACGAAACAACGTTCGTGACTGACCCCTATGCAGCCGAACTTGTCGCGCTCTATCGCACCGAGCGCGTTGACGATGTCATTCTATTCTCCGACGGGCTCGAGCGCGTAGCGCTGGATCTTGCCGCTAAGGCGCCGTTTCCAAAATTCGTCGAACCTCTCGCGCGCTTCGTCCGCGGTGAGGCCACTCTGGAAGAGCAACTGGACGCTCAGCTGCGAGCTTTTATCGAATCAGCGCCAATAAACAAGCGTACCGATGACGACAAGAGCTTAATCGTCGCATGCCGACTGCCATAA
- a CDS encoding protein kinase, whose amino-acid sequence MPTAITPRFYDSAGRDVALAGELGEGGEAKVYAIAGDPTRVLKVYLRRPPMDQLPKLRAMAALKNQDLLSVTTWPLDVSFVKDQQLAGYTMPRLKDFHPLHTLFGPKARQQLYPNMTWKALVTMASNTAQAIAVLHHFNIVMGDVNANNIVVHDDSKITLVDCDSYAFTYNGELFPCRVGMDEYQPPELQPDRWSTLPRTQEGDRFGLAVIIFQLLMMGRHPFEGVNTHRKLADPTRAANIARGFFFYGPGAAVHGLQPPPAALTLGALSPRVANLFVRAFAGTPAQRPTALEWHAALVDLASQLICCKANPTHVYLKSGQCPWCAIERQTKGQISYFQLPVPFSSDGKIDDSIWATFPDAKLTELWRAILGLGAPTVTYRPTRGAVRAITLRPKPLPPDLRKRGLILGGALAVAWSLILILLLTQHGMIASALAVVTLCAWPFVRIEGNGELQERRDSLAAAREDFNRAEDRWRSLGGAMEYHELRARLEAVTNSLLGQRQRYDAEVSALKAHQQEANRRAFLDGQLIASSRIKGIGPKLTGTLAAWNIESAFDVDYTRIVNIPGFGPAKASALVSWRTGLEQQFNRRPPAPLADAVLRPVTTKYVRTRVQGREELIAGKTRIASLLPELAKAAPEAQAAAAASRARLNQAMADALVMPRFIYRTS is encoded by the coding sequence ATGCCGACTGCCATAACCCCCCGTTTCTATGATTCGGCAGGCCGCGACGTCGCTCTCGCAGGCGAGCTCGGCGAGGGCGGCGAGGCAAAGGTGTACGCCATCGCGGGCGATCCAACGCGTGTACTTAAGGTGTACCTCAGGCGCCCTCCGATGGACCAGCTGCCCAAGCTGCGCGCCATGGCCGCGCTTAAGAACCAGGACCTGCTTAGCGTAACGACGTGGCCTCTCGACGTTTCGTTCGTCAAGGACCAGCAGTTGGCGGGCTATACGATGCCGCGGCTCAAGGACTTTCACCCACTTCATACTCTCTTCGGGCCCAAGGCCCGCCAGCAACTCTATCCAAATATGACGTGGAAAGCGTTGGTCACGATGGCAAGCAATACTGCCCAGGCCATCGCCGTGTTGCATCATTTCAACATCGTGATGGGCGACGTTAACGCCAATAATATCGTCGTACACGACGATAGCAAGATAACCCTTGTTGATTGTGATTCCTACGCATTCACCTATAATGGAGAGCTGTTCCCTTGTCGCGTCGGCATGGACGAATACCAACCCCCAGAATTGCAACCGGATCGCTGGAGCACTTTGCCCCGTACTCAAGAGGGCGATCGCTTCGGGCTAGCAGTTATCATCTTCCAGCTTCTCATGATGGGCCGGCACCCATTCGAAGGCGTCAACACACACAGGAAGCTCGCGGATCCCACGCGCGCCGCGAATATCGCGCGCGGTTTCTTCTTCTACGGGCCCGGCGCCGCCGTTCACGGCCTGCAACCGCCGCCGGCTGCGCTGACTCTCGGTGCGCTCTCTCCACGCGTCGCTAACCTATTCGTGCGCGCTTTTGCTGGAACGCCAGCTCAGCGTCCAACGGCACTCGAATGGCATGCCGCGTTAGTCGACCTTGCCAGCCAGCTCATCTGCTGTAAGGCTAATCCAACACATGTCTATCTCAAGTCCGGACAGTGCCCGTGGTGCGCGATCGAACGCCAGACAAAAGGTCAGATTTCCTACTTTCAGCTTCCTGTTCCGTTCAGTAGCGACGGCAAAATCGACGACTCCATTTGGGCAACCTTTCCAGATGCCAAACTCACTGAGCTCTGGCGCGCCATCTTGGGTCTAGGTGCACCTACAGTCACCTACAGACCGACCCGTGGCGCCGTGCGCGCCATCACATTGCGCCCCAAGCCGCTCCCGCCTGACCTTCGAAAGCGAGGTCTGATTCTAGGCGGCGCGCTTGCAGTAGCTTGGAGCCTCATTCTGATCCTTTTGCTTACTCAGCACGGTATGATTGCGAGCGCCTTGGCGGTCGTTACTCTTTGCGCTTGGCCCTTTGTGCGCATTGAAGGTAACGGCGAGTTGCAAGAGCGCCGGGATTCTCTCGCCGCAGCGCGTGAAGATTTCAACCGTGCCGAAGATCGTTGGCGCAGCTTAGGTGGCGCCATGGAATATCACGAATTACGAGCACGCTTAGAGGCGGTCACCAATTCGCTACTTGGGCAGCGGCAGAGGTATGACGCGGAAGTTTCCGCGCTCAAAGCACACCAGCAAGAAGCCAACCGGCGGGCTTTCTTAGACGGACAGCTTATCGCGAGTTCCAGGATTAAAGGAATTGGCCCGAAGCTGACCGGGACATTAGCGGCGTGGAACATCGAATCCGCGTTCGACGTTGACTACACTAGGATCGTCAACATCCCTGGATTCGGGCCCGCCAAGGCGAGCGCATTAGTATCATGGCGCACCGGTCTGGAGCAACAATTCAACCGCAGGCCGCCCGCGCCGCTGGCGGACGCGGTCCTCCGCCCCGTTACCACAAAGTACGTGCGCACGCGCGTCCAAGGTCGAGAAGAGCTCATCGCCGGAAAGACTCGCATTGCCTCCCTGCTTCCGGAGCTAGCTAAAGCTGCGCCCGAGGCGCAAGCGGCCGCGGCTGCCTCACGGGCTCGGCTCAACCAGGCCATGGCCGATGCGCTTGTCATGCCGCGCTTTATCTACCGGACGTCGTGA